Proteins from a single region of Nodularia sp. LEGE 06071:
- the ftsH gene encoding ATP-dependent zinc metalloprotease FtsH, translating into MPVETNNYPKKPNKSPQTRQFGGGLLILLSFLLLLNLVVPSLFGQRQAQVPYSDFITQVQNNQVEQAVVGSDRIQYTIKTQTPEGETVKQVFTTTPVALDLDLPKILREHDVQFTAPPPSENAWIATLLSWVIPPLIFFTIWGFLINRQGGGPAALTVGKSKARIYSEGITGVKFSDVAGVDEAKAELEEIIDFLKNAGKYTRLGAKIPKGVLLVGPPGTGKTMLAKAVAGEAGVPFFSISGSEFIELFVGVGASRVRDLFDQAKQQAPCIVFIDELDALGKSRGGAGPMMGGNDEREQTLNQLLSEMDGFDANTGVIIIAATNRPEVIDPALSRPGRFDRQVVVDRPDKSGREAILNVHAKNVKLAQDVNLSTIAARTPGFAGADLANLVNEAALLAARQNRQAVIMADFNEAIERLVAGLEKRSRVLNELEKKTVAYHEVGHAIIGALMPGAGKVEKISVVPRGVGALGYTIQMPEEDRFLMIEDEIRGRIATLLGGRSAEEIVFGKVSTGAADDIQKATDLAERAITIYGMSEKLGTVAFEKIQQHFLEGYTNPRRSISPKVAEEIDREVKLTLDNAHHIALSILHYNRELLEETAQALLEKEILEGAKLRECLNQVQAPNELDEWLRTGQLSEDKPLMQSLLV; encoded by the coding sequence ATGCCTGTAGAAACTAATAATTATCCCAAAAAACCCAACAAATCGCCGCAAACTAGGCAGTTTGGCGGTGGTTTACTGATTCTGTTAAGTTTTTTATTACTGCTGAATTTGGTTGTTCCCAGTTTGTTTGGGCAGCGACAAGCCCAAGTCCCCTACAGTGACTTTATTACTCAGGTACAAAATAATCAAGTTGAGCAAGCGGTTGTGGGTAGCGATCGCATTCAATATACCATCAAAACCCAAACTCCTGAAGGCGAAACGGTGAAACAAGTGTTTACCACTACGCCAGTAGCTCTAGATTTAGATTTGCCCAAAATTCTCCGTGAGCATGATGTCCAGTTTACTGCACCACCTCCATCGGAAAATGCTTGGATTGCTACTTTACTTAGCTGGGTTATCCCACCGTTAATTTTCTTTACTATTTGGGGCTTTTTAATCAATCGTCAAGGTGGTGGACCGGCGGCGCTCACTGTAGGTAAAAGCAAAGCCCGCATCTATTCTGAAGGCATTACGGGTGTAAAATTTAGTGATGTGGCTGGTGTCGATGAAGCTAAAGCCGAACTCGAAGAAATCATTGATTTTCTCAAAAATGCGGGTAAATACACCAGACTGGGGGCAAAAATTCCCAAAGGTGTCTTGCTAGTAGGACCGCCAGGAACGGGTAAAACCATGCTGGCTAAAGCTGTAGCGGGTGAAGCTGGTGTTCCCTTTTTCAGCATTTCTGGTTCAGAATTTATTGAGTTATTCGTGGGTGTAGGTGCTTCACGAGTTCGAGACTTGTTTGACCAAGCCAAACAGCAAGCTCCCTGTATTGTCTTTATTGACGAATTAGATGCACTGGGTAAGTCTCGCGGTGGTGCTGGGCCGATGATGGGCGGTAACGATGAACGCGAACAAACTCTCAACCAGCTACTCAGCGAAATGGATGGTTTTGACGCTAACACAGGGGTGATAATTATCGCCGCTACTAACCGTCCTGAAGTCATTGACCCGGCTTTAAGTCGTCCTGGACGATTTGACCGTCAAGTTGTGGTAGACCGCCCTGATAAAAGCGGTCGTGAAGCTATTCTCAATGTCCATGCTAAAAATGTCAAATTAGCTCAAGATGTTAATTTGTCAACGATTGCGGCGAGAACTCCGGGTTTTGCGGGTGCAGATTTAGCTAACTTGGTGAATGAAGCGGCATTATTGGCAGCTCGACAAAATCGGCAAGCTGTGATTATGGCAGATTTTAATGAAGCTATTGAGCGCTTGGTGGCTGGTTTAGAAAAACGCTCTCGTGTGTTGAATGAACTGGAAAAGAAGACTGTAGCTTATCACGAAGTTGGTCACGCAATCATCGGTGCGTTAATGCCTGGGGCTGGTAAGGTGGAAAAAATCTCTGTTGTCCCTCGTGGTGTGGGTGCTTTGGGTTATACAATTCAGATGCCAGAAGAAGACCGTTTCTTGATGATAGAAGACGAAATTCGCGGCCGGATTGCGACTTTATTGGGTGGACGTTCTGCGGAAGAAATTGTTTTTGGCAAGGTTTCCACTGGTGCGGCTGATGATATCCAGAAGGCGACTGATTTGGCAGAACGAGCGATTACCATTTATGGAATGAGCGAAAAGTTGGGGACTGTGGCTTTTGAGAAGATTCAACAGCATTTTCTCGAAGGTTACACAAATCCTCGCCGCAGTATTAGTCCCAAGGTGGCTGAGGAAATTGACCGGGAAGTGAAGCTGACGCTGGATAATGCTCATCACATAGCTTTGAGTATTTTGCATTATAACCGCGAGTTGCTAGAGGAAACTGCACAAGCATTGTTGGAGAAAGAAATTCTCGAAGGTGCTAAGTTGCGCGAATGTCTCAACCAAGTGCAAGCACCAAATGAACTGGATGAGTGGTTACGGACTGGTCAGTTATCGGAGGATAAACCATTGATGCAATCACTGCTGGTGTAA
- a CDS encoding WD40 repeat domain-containing protein — MDWISLLKAQQADFLQRVKKPKTYDLTLLESQVKGCHSERIVFSGEELLKLIEISRQKAEIVAKNPPPIPPEYPEPPDWVTPFPQYFQQQAEDYLLREQIVSLVMTECLGKLVKHFSKDTVENMVLDDEGNLRGQSKFTYLLADNPKLNIQVYAVDGESVNSIKKNKIKWLVSQDDLKNYQVLVFLCLLHPFSSGNCYQKHAIISGFLPTNQIEFTESKLDFYPSNLLYAGGLSWYLESLITKKEPQLLVDQKRMAETIQTLPPEHPQKEVIGDWECWQTLKGHTRGINCLAFSSRSNNGKNSPILASGSRGETKLWDLSKGELIETLSEYPWVMSGQIDEVNSLAFSSDGQTLVSGGADSTIKLWHVGALDLIDILHKHNGTVRCVAFTPDGLMLATAGDDRRVLFWDLMQRQVAIALSLDDTAAHSLVLSPDSDTVVVGCYRKIKVWRTLQPTQGKLLPDSEPLHTLTGHSHIVSSLAISADGKLLVSGSWDQTIKIWHLETGKLIRTLKGHRDKVYAIALSPDEQIIASASADQTIKLWYLETGELLATFTGHSHTVTALAFTDSGEMLVSASLDKTIKIWQRS; from the coding sequence ATGGATTGGATTAGCTTACTAAAAGCTCAACAAGCTGACTTTCTTCAACGTGTGAAAAAACCTAAAACTTACGATTTAACTTTGCTGGAAAGTCAAGTTAAAGGATGCCACAGTGAGAGAATAGTATTCTCAGGTGAGGAATTACTGAAATTAATCGAAATTTCCCGTCAAAAAGCCGAAATAGTCGCTAAAAATCCGCCGCCTATACCACCTGAATATCCAGAACCGCCTGACTGGGTGACTCCTTTTCCTCAATACTTTCAGCAGCAAGCAGAAGATTATCTTTTGCGAGAGCAAATTGTGAGTTTGGTAATGACTGAATGTCTGGGTAAGTTAGTCAAACACTTTTCAAAAGACACCGTAGAAAATATGGTGTTAGATGATGAAGGAAATTTACGCGGACAGAGCAAATTTACTTACTTGCTGGCTGATAATCCCAAGTTGAATATTCAAGTTTACGCAGTTGATGGAGAAAGTGTTAACAGTATTAAGAAAAATAAAATTAAGTGGTTAGTTAGTCAAGATGATTTAAAAAATTATCAAGTGTTAGTTTTTCTGTGTTTACTTCATCCATTCAGCAGTGGAAACTGTTACCAAAAGCACGCTATAATTTCTGGATTTTTACCAACAAACCAAATTGAATTTACAGAATCAAAATTGGATTTTTATCCCAGCAATTTGTTGTATGCAGGGGGATTAAGTTGGTATTTAGAATCATTAATTACTAAAAAAGAGCCACAGCTATTAGTTGATCAAAAGAGGATGGCAGAAACAATTCAAACTTTGCCACCAGAACATCCCCAAAAGGAAGTCATTGGTGATTGGGAATGCTGGCAAACATTGAAAGGCCACACTAGAGGAATTAATTGTTTAGCTTTTAGTTCTAGGTCTAACAATGGCAAAAATTCGCCTATCTTGGCTAGTGGTAGTCGTGGGGAAACGAAGCTATGGGATTTAAGCAAGGGTGAATTAATCGAGACTTTATCAGAGTATCCTTGGGTGATGTCTGGGCAGATAGATGAAGTAAATTCTTTAGCTTTTAGTTCAGATGGACAAACTTTAGTTAGTGGTGGCGCAGATTCGACAATTAAGCTTTGGCACGTAGGCGCACTGGATTTGATTGATATCCTGCACAAGCATAATGGTACGGTTAGGTGTGTGGCTTTTACACCAGATGGACTGATGTTGGCAACGGCTGGAGATGATCGAAGAGTTTTGTTTTGGGATTTGATGCAACGTCAGGTAGCGATCGCATTATCCTTAGATGATACAGCAGCTCATTCCTTAGTTCTGAGTCCAGATAGCGACACTGTGGTTGTCGGTTGCTATCGCAAAATCAAAGTTTGGCGGACTTTACAACCCACCCAGGGGAAACTTCTCCCAGATTCAGAACCATTACACACTCTCACCGGACATTCTCACATCGTGTCTTCTCTGGCGATCAGTGCCGATGGTAAACTGCTAGTCAGTGGTAGCTGGGATCAAACGATTAAAATTTGGCACTTAGAAACAGGGAAATTAATTCGTACCCTGAAAGGCCATAGAGATAAAGTATATGCGATCGCCCTGAGTCCTGACGAACAAATTATTGCTAGTGCTAGTGCCGATCAAACCATCAAATTGTGGTATCTAGAAACAGGTGAGTTGCTGGCTACTTTTACTGGTCATAGCCATACAGTTACAGCCCTAGCCTTTACAGATTCCGGTGAAATGTTAGTTTCTGCCAGTTTGGATAAAACCATTAAAATTTGGCAGAGAAGCTGA
- a CDS encoding DUF2795 domain-containing protein, giving the protein MAVSAVDISRSLSGIDFPANKEDLVNHAREKKANKEIIDILQQMPDQEYNNMADVEHAFGQVK; this is encoded by the coding sequence ATGGCAGTCTCAGCAGTTGATATTTCCAGAAGCCTCAGTGGCATAGATTTTCCGGCAAACAAAGAAGATTTAGTCAACCATGCCAGAGAAAAAAAAGCTAACAAAGAGATTATCGACATCCTCCAACAAATGCCAGACCAGGAATATAACAACATGGCAGATGTAGAACACGCCTTTGGTCAAGTTAAATAA